In Solea senegalensis isolate Sse05_10M linkage group LG18, IFAPA_SoseM_1, whole genome shotgun sequence, a single window of DNA contains:
- the sh3bp1 gene encoding SH3 domain-binding protein 1 isoform X2, with protein MWQSLSILKHLSSTAKSQDATELLHEDIVLVEQRVEPTKKAAQVLHKKLLGCMQSQPGLEAEKRMKKLPLMLLSISMAESLKDLDAESSIRRVLEMCCFMEKMLANMLAEFEMKLEREVLEPLNKLSEDDLPEILRNKKQFAKLTMDWNNARTRSQTSNGPQAKQEGLREEVEEAWKKLESIKDQYSADLYHFATKEDDYANYFIRLLELQAEYHKDSHQFLDKNISELKENHSQKGSKMSVSQQKVYGESLLSHLSQSGRDIAVPIQECIHMLLRTGMEEEGLFRLAAAASVVKRLKSCLDQGTVDHSEFSMDPHAVAGALKSYFRELPEPLMTFELCNDWFKAAAEKDLTEKLEQLRVLLQKLPRANYNNLRYLVQFLSLLSEKQAVNKMTPSNIAIVLGPNLLWPRAEGEAALFDMASASSVQVVTVIEPLIQHSSVLFPEDVSFEIPDVADVPNVMIPVPAAQSLISEKQKLNRTVSSASSTGSSSSSYHTPLSKANSLSGQSEQLLPGEIWLCESQWHLQVVWPCSGAAAASTNASNHNIIIVSQCLQRGREPDPNPTT; from the exons GTCACAGGATGCCACCGAACTACTACATGAGGACATCGTCTtg GTGGAGCAGCGCGTGGAGCCGACCAAAAAGGCGGCGCAGGTCCTTCACAAGAAGCTGCTGGGCTGCATGCAGAGTCAGCCGGGGCTGGAGGCTGAAAAACGAATG AAAAAGCTCCCTCTGATGCTGCTGTCCATCAGCATGGCAGAGAGCCTCAAAGACCTGGACGCAGAGTCCTCCATCAG GAGGGTGTTGGAGATGTGCTGTTTCATGGAGAAGATGTTGGCCAACATGCTGGCTGAATTTGAGATGAAGCTGGAGAGAGAGGTCCTAGAGCCGCTTAACAAACTCAGTGAG gATGATTTACCGGAGATTCTCAGGAACAAGAAGCAGTTTGCAAAGCTCACAATGGACTGGAACAATGCAAGAACCAG GAGCCAGACCAGCAATGGTCCCCAGGCAAAGCAGGAAGGTCTtagggaggaagtggaggaagcTTGGAAGAAGTTGGAAAGCATCAAG GACCAGTACTCTGCAGATCTGTACCATTTTGCGACCAAAGAAGATGATTACGCTAACTACTTCATTCGT CTTCTTGAGCTCCAAGCAGAATACCACAAAGATTCCCACCAGTTCCTGGACAAAAACATCAGCGAGCTCAAGGAGAATCACAGTCAAAAAG GCTCCAAGATGAGCGTCTCTCAGCAGAAGGTCTATGGTGAGAGTCTGCTGTCTCACTTGTCTCAAAGCGGCAGAGACATTGCTGTACCCATCCAGGAGTGTATTCACATGCTGCTCAGGACGGGAATGGAAGAGGAG GGTCTGTTTCGTCTGGCGGCAGCAGCTTCGGTGGTGAAGAGGCTGAAGTCTTGTCTGGATCAAGGGACGGTGGATCACAGCGAGTTCAGCATGGACCCACACGCCGTCGCTG GAGCTTTAAAGTCTTACTTCCGAGAACTGCCCGAGCCTCTGATGACCTTCGAACTGTGCAATGACTGGTTCAAAGCAGCGGC GGAGAAAGACTTGACAGAGAAGCTGGAGCAGTTGAGAGTCCTGCTACAGAAACTGCCACGTGCAAACTACAACAACCTGAG GTACCTGGTCCAGTTCCTGTCTCTATTGTCGGAGAAGCAGGCTGTGAACAAGATGACGCCCAGTAACATCGCCATCGTCCTTGGGCCGAACCTGCTCTGGCCAAGAGCTGAAGG tGAAGCTGCTCTGTTTGACATGGCGTCAGCGTCTTCGGTCCAGGTGGTCACTGTCATTGAGCCTCTTATTCAGCACAGCTCCGTCCTCTTCCCTGAAG ATGTATCCTTTGAGATCCCCGACGTTGCCGACGTTCCAAATGTGATGATTCCTGTCCCAGCTGCCCAGTCTTTGATCTCAGAGAAGCAGAAACTGAACAGAACAGTCTCCTCCGCTTCCTCcactggctcctcctcctcctcttatcACACTCCTCTCTCCAAGGCAAACAG CCTCTCAGGACAGTCTGAGCAGCTTCTTCCTGGTGAAATCTGGCTCTGTGAGTCGCAGTGGCACCTCCAAGTGGTGTGGCCCTGTAGTGGAGCAGCAGCCGCAAGCACAAATGCATCAaatcacaacatcatcatcgtctCTCAGTGCCTGCAGCGAGGCAGAGAACCAGATCCCAACCCCACCACCTAG
- the sh3bp1 gene encoding SH3 domain-binding protein 1 isoform X1 codes for MWQSLSILKHLSSTAKSQDATELLHEDIVLVEQRVEPTKKAAQVLHKKLLGCMQSQPGLEAEKRMKKLPLMLLSISMAESLKDLDAESSIRRVLEMCCFMEKMLANMLAEFEMKLEREVLEPLNKLSEDDLPEILRNKKQFAKLTMDWNNARTRSQTSNGPQAKQEGLREEVEEAWKKLESIKDQYSADLYHFATKEDDYANYFIRLLELQAEYHKDSHQFLDKNISELKENHSQKGSKMSVSQQKVYGESLLSHLSQSGRDIAVPIQECIHMLLRTGMEEEGLFRLAAAASVVKRLKSCLDQGTVDHSEFSMDPHAVAGALKSYFRELPEPLMTFELCNDWFKAAAEKDLTEKLEQLRVLLQKLPRANYNNLRYLVQFLSLLSEKQAVNKMTPSNIAIVLGPNLLWPRAEGEAALFDMASASSVQVVTVIEPLIQHSSVLFPEDVSFEIPDVADVPNVMIPVPAAQSLISEKQKLNRTVSSASSTGSSSSSYHTPLSKANSTASQDSLSSFFLVKSGSVSRSGTSKWCGPVVEQQPQAQMHQITTSSSSLSACSEAENQIPTPPPRATRPAPNLDQNRVPTQRQCSDQAQLEPILEAPPDSPKASVTISSPSKSTRSFQQNKASEHITVQFSKPKAPVSSMLQQPPPPPAAKDTKPTPPPRAQTTSFRKPPPKKPGLKAPNCPPPLPPPSQAKEVPS; via the exons GTCACAGGATGCCACCGAACTACTACATGAGGACATCGTCTtg GTGGAGCAGCGCGTGGAGCCGACCAAAAAGGCGGCGCAGGTCCTTCACAAGAAGCTGCTGGGCTGCATGCAGAGTCAGCCGGGGCTGGAGGCTGAAAAACGAATG AAAAAGCTCCCTCTGATGCTGCTGTCCATCAGCATGGCAGAGAGCCTCAAAGACCTGGACGCAGAGTCCTCCATCAG GAGGGTGTTGGAGATGTGCTGTTTCATGGAGAAGATGTTGGCCAACATGCTGGCTGAATTTGAGATGAAGCTGGAGAGAGAGGTCCTAGAGCCGCTTAACAAACTCAGTGAG gATGATTTACCGGAGATTCTCAGGAACAAGAAGCAGTTTGCAAAGCTCACAATGGACTGGAACAATGCAAGAACCAG GAGCCAGACCAGCAATGGTCCCCAGGCAAAGCAGGAAGGTCTtagggaggaagtggaggaagcTTGGAAGAAGTTGGAAAGCATCAAG GACCAGTACTCTGCAGATCTGTACCATTTTGCGACCAAAGAAGATGATTACGCTAACTACTTCATTCGT CTTCTTGAGCTCCAAGCAGAATACCACAAAGATTCCCACCAGTTCCTGGACAAAAACATCAGCGAGCTCAAGGAGAATCACAGTCAAAAAG GCTCCAAGATGAGCGTCTCTCAGCAGAAGGTCTATGGTGAGAGTCTGCTGTCTCACTTGTCTCAAAGCGGCAGAGACATTGCTGTACCCATCCAGGAGTGTATTCACATGCTGCTCAGGACGGGAATGGAAGAGGAG GGTCTGTTTCGTCTGGCGGCAGCAGCTTCGGTGGTGAAGAGGCTGAAGTCTTGTCTGGATCAAGGGACGGTGGATCACAGCGAGTTCAGCATGGACCCACACGCCGTCGCTG GAGCTTTAAAGTCTTACTTCCGAGAACTGCCCGAGCCTCTGATGACCTTCGAACTGTGCAATGACTGGTTCAAAGCAGCGGC GGAGAAAGACTTGACAGAGAAGCTGGAGCAGTTGAGAGTCCTGCTACAGAAACTGCCACGTGCAAACTACAACAACCTGAG GTACCTGGTCCAGTTCCTGTCTCTATTGTCGGAGAAGCAGGCTGTGAACAAGATGACGCCCAGTAACATCGCCATCGTCCTTGGGCCGAACCTGCTCTGGCCAAGAGCTGAAGG tGAAGCTGCTCTGTTTGACATGGCGTCAGCGTCTTCGGTCCAGGTGGTCACTGTCATTGAGCCTCTTATTCAGCACAGCTCCGTCCTCTTCCCTGAAG ATGTATCCTTTGAGATCCCCGACGTTGCCGACGTTCCAAATGTGATGATTCCTGTCCCAGCTGCCCAGTCTTTGATCTCAGAGAAGCAGAAACTGAACAGAACAGTCTCCTCCGCTTCCTCcactggctcctcctcctcctcttatcACACTCCTCTCTCCAAGGCAAACAG CACAGCCTCTCAGGACAGTCTGAGCAGCTTCTTCCTGGTGAAATCTGGCTCTGTGAGTCGCAGTGGCACCTCCAAGTGGTGTGGCCCTGTAGTGGAGCAGCAGCCGCAAGCACAAATGCATCAaatcacaacatcatcatcgtctCTCAGTGCCTGCAGCGAGGCAGAGAACCAGATCCCAACCCCACCACCTAGAGCCACGAGACCAGCGCCAAACCTGGATCAGAACAGGGTCCCCACACAGAGGCAGTGCTCGGACCAGGCCCAACTAGAGCCAATTCTGGAGGCACCTCCAGACTCTCCCAAAGCATCTGTGACGATCTCATCGCCGTCCAAAT caACAAGATCCTTCCAACAAAACAAGGCAAGCGAGCACATAACGGTCCAGTTCTCCAAACCCAAAGCCCCGGTATCTTCCATGCTCCAGCAGCCTCCTCCGCCCCCAGCAGCCAAGGACACTAAGCCCACGCCCCCACCTCGGGCTCAGACGACCAGCTTCAGAAAGCCCCCGCCGAAAAAGCCTGGACTGAAAGCGCCAAACTGCCCGCCACCACTTCCTCCACCGTCGCAGGCAAAAGAGGTTCCTTCTTAA
- the cdc42ep1a gene encoding cdc42 effector protein 1 produces MNLQEKLSGLKGLVTHSHSKRRFKSDLTVEMISPPLGDFRHTMHVGRGGDVFGDTSFLSNHGGTANGNNRDTESITSPDNKIGAFFSRTLRQIRRGSDNHPRGGPKDLSPPPPPVSPIIKNAISLPRLDVDMSNGSPTAKVLFPSSRSTPEEKKSSYGLESGFVTLPRLSRSERQQPSISLPTSNIHRGSLTDPTDAILSSCYTAVASDSKPSTAYSDSLPSLTSLGTFTFDLGPSLMSEVFGLIDGHPDEHGHAWEREEAGSACGLTNEGSEMDSATILYVDSLLREDCGVQKSPHTDDVEEEETVTDVNRGGLSVKVPDVVMGSPGRGRLGVGMEMERFQSATDVLARHYGIGVLKGQSSEMMIVSQPKKKLSYSYMDDEDEIKV; encoded by the exons ATGAATCTTCAGGAAAAGCTGTCAGGCCTAAAAGGTCTGGTCACACACTCCCACAGCAAGCGGCGCTTCAAAAGTGACCTCACAGTGGAGATGATCAGCCCCCCCTTGGGGGACTTCCGCCACACCATGCACGTGGGCCGCGGCGGCGATGTCTTCGGGGACACGTCCTTCCTCAGTAACCACGGCGGGACGGCCAACGGGAACAACAGGGACACAGAATCTATCACGTCCCCCGACAACAAGATCGGAGCGTTCTTCTCCAGGACGCTGCGGCAAATCAGGAGGGGCTCGGACAACCATCCCAGAGGAGGACCCAAGGATCTGTCCCCGCCGCCTCCTCCCGTTTCTCCCATCATCAAGAATGCCATCTCCCTTCCCAGGTTAGACGTGGATATGTCCAATGGGAGCCCTACTGCCAAGGTGCTTTTCCCCAGCTCGCGTAGTacaccagaggagaagaaaagctCTTACG GTCTGGAGTCTGGTTTCGTCACTCTGCCTCGTCTCTCCCGCTCTGAGCGGCAGCAGCCTTCCATCTCCCTCCCGACTTCCAACATCCACCGCGGCTCCCTGACCGACCCCACTGACGCCATCCTATCCAGCTGCTACACCGCGGTAGCCTCCGACTCCAAGCCCTCCACCGCCTACTCCgactccctcccctctctcaccTCTCTGGGTACCTTCACCTTTGACCTCGGCCCCTCCCTCATGAGCGAGGTGTTCGGCTTGATTGACGGCCACCCGGACGAGCACGGCCACGCgtgggagagagaagaggcaGGGTCGGCGTGTGGGCTGACCAATGAAGGCTCGGAGATGGACTCGGCCACCATCTTGTATGTGGACTCCCTGCTGAGGGAGGACTGCGGCGTCCAGAAGAGCCCGCACACGGACGAcgtagaggaagaggagactgTGACAGACGTGAACAGGGGCGGGCTTTCTGTTAAAGTGCCCGATGTGGTGATGGGGTCACCCGGACGAGGGAGGTTGGGAGTGGGGATGGAAATGGAGCGTTTCCAGAGCGCTACGGATGTGCTCGCGCGCCACTACGGCATCGGTGTCTTAAAGGGACAGAGCTCAGAGATGATGATCGTCAGCCAGCCCAAGAAGAAATTGTCTTACAGTTACATGGACGATGAGGATGAAATCAAAGTCTGa